A single region of the Carassius gibelio isolate Cgi1373 ecotype wild population from Czech Republic chromosome A14, carGib1.2-hapl.c, whole genome shotgun sequence genome encodes:
- the LOC128027792 gene encoding C-terminal-binding protein 1-like — MALMDKHKVKRQRLDRICEGIRPPILNGPMHPRPLVALLDGRDCTVEMPILKDVATVAFCDAQSTQEIHEKVLNEAVAALLYHTITLSRDDLDKFKGLRVIVRIGSGFDNVDIKAAAELGIAVCNVPASSVEETADTSMCLILNLYRRVTWMHQALREGTRASSVEQIREVAGGAARIRGETLGIIGLGRVGQAVALRAKAFGFGVIFYDPYLPDGVERSLGLQRMATLQDLLIHSDCVSLHCSLNEHNHHLINDFTIKQMRQGAFLVNTARGGLVDEKALAQALKEGRIRGAALDVHETEPFSFSQGPLKDAPNLICTPHTSWYSEQASIEAREEAAREVRRAITGRIPDSLKNCVNKEYLMAASQWPSMEATTVHSELNGAAAYRFPAGLIGVAAGGLPGAGAGVEGIVAGSLPLAHAIAPVSHPPHTPSPGQPSKAEADRDIPSDQ, encoded by the exons ATGGCTCTGATGGACAAACACAAAGTGAAGCGGCAGAGACTGGACCGCATCTGTGAAG GCATTCGACCACCCATCCTCAATGGCCCCATGCACCCTCGTCCTCTGGTGGCGCTGCTGGATGGCCGGGACTGTACGGTGGAGATGCCCATCCTGAAGGACGTGGCCACCGTGGCCTTCTGTGATGCCCAGTCCACCCAGGAGATCCACGAGAAG GTCTTAAACGAGGCTGTTGCTGCTTTGCTCTACCACACCATCACGCTCTCGCGAGACGACCTGGACAAGTTTAAAGGTCTTCGGGTCATTGTGAGGATTGGCAGTGGGTTTGACAATGTTGATATAAAAGCTGCAGCAGAGCTGG GTATAGCAGTGTGTAATGTGCCAGCCTCGTCTGTGGAGGAGACTGCAGACACCTCAATGTGTCTAATTCTGAATCTGTACCGCCGCGTCACCTGGATGCATCAGGCTCTGCGCGAGGGCACCCGCGCCTCCAGCGTGGAGCAGATCCGGGAGGTGGCAGGAGGCGCAGCACGCATTCGAGGGGAAACATTGGGCATCATTGGACTGG GTCGTGTTGGTCAAGCGGTTGCTCTGAGGGCGAAGGCCTTTGGGTTTGGAGTGATCTTCTATGACCCGTACCTGCCGGATGGGGTGGAGCGGTCACTAGGACTCCAGCGCATGGCCACACTACAGGACCTGCTCATCCACTCGGACTGTGTGTCGCTACACTGCAGCCTCAACGAGCACAACCACCACCTCATCAACGACTTCACCATCAAACAG ATGCGTCAGGGGGCTTTCCTGGTGAACACGGCGCGTGGCGGTCTGGTGGATGAGAAAGCTCTGGCCCAGGCTCTGAAAGAGGGCAGGATACGAGGAGCAGCCCTGGACGTCCATGAGACGGAGCCCTTCAG TTTCTCTCAGGGCCCACTAAAGGATGCCCCAAATCTTATCTGTACCCCACACACATCCTGGTACAGTGAACAGGCCTCCATCGAGGCCAGAGAGGAGGCGGCGCGGGAGGTGCGCAGAGCCATCACTG gtcGTATCCCAGACAGTCTGAAGAACTGTGTGAATAAGGAGTATTTGATGGCCGCCTCTCAGTGGCCGTCTATGGAGGCCACCACCGTGCACTCTGAACTCAACGGAGCTGCAGCCTATAG GTTCCCAGCAGGGCTGATTGGTGTAGCAGCGGGTGGGCTGCCTGGAGCCGGGGCAGGAGTGGAGGGCATTGTGGCTGGATCTCTGCCCCTGGCCCACGCCATCGCCCCAGTCTCACATCCGCCTCACACCCCGTCGCCCGGGCAGCCCTCCAAGGCCGAGGCGGACAGAGACATCCCCTCCGACCAATAG